In one Pseudodesulfovibrio tunisiensis genomic region, the following are encoded:
- the yidD gene encoding membrane protein insertion efficiency factor YidD: MRKVCLALIWFYQKLISPLLPPSCRFVPSCSEYARQAIIRHGAIKGGLLALWRLLRCQPLCKGGYDPVPEKWPSDKPKARSFPWKSRTNSA, from the coding sequence ATGCGCAAGGTATGCTTGGCGCTCATTTGGTTTTATCAGAAACTCATCTCCCCCCTGCTTCCCCCCAGTTGCCGGTTCGTTCCCTCATGCTCGGAATACGCGAGACAGGCGATCATCCGGCACGGTGCGATCAAGGGTGGTCTCCTTGCGCTTTGGCGTCTCCTTCGCTGTCAACCTCTCTGCAAAGGCGGCTATGACCCCGTGCCTGAAAAATGGCCCAGCGACAAACCCAAAGCGAGATCATTTCCATGGAAAAGCAGGACCAATTCCGCGTAA
- a CDS encoding alpha/beta fold hydrolase, which yields MSDTIFVTGWAGYADLFPNLAARSEFLLPFIHQTEREVFDRLDSTTASTLVAWSTGAHMVLKRWTRVAPKFDRIVLVAPFLCFTDHVREKLVRHMIRDLRRDDEAVVRAFLRNCGYNGNYRYDRSHLDGLFTGLEYLRASRAMPSNLHAEKVTILHGEHDRIVPPVASEDIWEIMRGATFVALPHGHWIPEDELETFLA from the coding sequence GTGAGCGACACGATATTCGTCACGGGCTGGGCCGGATATGCCGACCTGTTCCCGAATCTGGCGGCGCGGTCCGAATTCCTGCTGCCCTTCATCCACCAGACCGAACGCGAGGTCTTCGACAGGCTGGATTCCACCACGGCCTCGACACTGGTGGCGTGGTCCACGGGCGCGCACATGGTGCTCAAGCGCTGGACGCGTGTGGCCCCGAAGTTCGACCGCATCGTGCTCGTGGCCCCGTTTCTCTGCTTCACGGACCATGTGCGGGAAAAACTCGTCCGCCACATGATCCGCGACCTGCGCAGGGACGACGAAGCCGTGGTGCGTGCCTTTCTCCGGAATTGCGGGTACAACGGGAACTACAGATATGATCGCAGCCATCTGGACGGCCTGTTCACCGGACTGGAATACCTGCGGGCATCCCGGGCCATGCCCTCCAATCTGCATGCGGAAAAGGTCACCATACTGCACGGCGAACACGACCGGATCGTCCCGCCCGTGGCCAGCGAGGACATCTGGGAAATCATGCGCGGTGCCACTTTCGTGGCCCTGCCCCACGGACACTGGATACCCGAGGATGAACTTGAAACCTTTCTTGCCTAA
- the jag gene encoding RNA-binding cell elongation regulator Jag/EloR: MTDFKEFQGKNLDEAIDTACDYFNLKRDRLEIEIVGGGSTGIFGIVGVKKARIKARPRAQMRTADLMNGDSGPAEKKPRQERKPRQPKPEPAKEEARPEPQVRQQPEPEAQPEPEPKPVAEAPAAEPEIETPEPEVAPAQEPVREAPDAIQAEPAEEEKAGEAEDEVQAPMASALADLDRDELQETVRDVLTRILEPIVQSRPELEVTFDTDRVKVFIDDEENSGLIIGREGQTLSSIQYLVNRLVARRMGASVRVQVDTGDYRERQDEKLRQLAQHLADKALRMSRTQSTKPLSSYHRRIVHLALQDHESVFTRSKGDGPLKRVLIVPKRKNYNNGRGQQRH; this comes from the coding sequence ATGACAGACTTCAAAGAATTCCAGGGCAAGAACCTGGATGAAGCCATCGACACCGCCTGCGATTACTTCAATCTCAAGCGCGACCGCCTTGAGATCGAAATCGTCGGCGGCGGATCGACCGGCATCTTCGGCATCGTCGGGGTGAAAAAGGCCAGAATCAAGGCCCGTCCCCGCGCCCAGATGCGTACGGCCGATCTGATGAATGGCGATTCCGGCCCGGCGGAAAAGAAACCCCGCCAGGAACGCAAGCCCAGGCAGCCCAAGCCCGAACCGGCAAAGGAAGAAGCCAGGCCCGAACCTCAGGTCCGGCAGCAGCCGGAACCCGAGGCGCAACCCGAGCCCGAACCGAAACCTGTTGCCGAAGCTCCGGCAGCCGAACCCGAGATCGAGACTCCGGAACCCGAAGTCGCCCCGGCTCAGGAGCCTGTGCGCGAGGCTCCTGATGCTATTCAGGCCGAGCCTGCCGAAGAGGAAAAGGCCGGGGAAGCCGAGGACGAAGTTCAGGCTCCCATGGCCAGTGCTCTGGCCGATCTGGACCGCGACGAGCTTCAGGAAACCGTGCGTGACGTGCTCACCCGCATTCTGGAGCCCATTGTCCAGAGCAGGCCCGAACTCGAGGTCACCTTTGACACGGACCGCGTCAAGGTGTTCATCGACGACGAGGAAAACAGCGGCCTGATCATCGGACGCGAGGGGCAGACCCTGTCCTCGATCCAGTATCTGGTGAACAGACTGGTGGCCCGCCGCATGGGCGCCTCGGTGCGCGTGCAGGTGGATACCGGCGACTACCGCGAACGTCAGGACGAAAAGCTGCGCCAGCTCGCACAGCATCTGGCGGACAAGGCGCTGAGGATGAGCCGGACCCAGTCCACCAAGCCCCTGAGCTCCTATCATCGCCGGATCGTGCACCTTGCGTTGCAGGACCACGAGTCCGTGTTCACGCGCTCCAAGGGAGACGGCCCGCTCAAGCGCGTGCTGATCGTGCCCAAGCGCAAGAATTACAACAACGGTCGAGGCCAGCAGCGGCACTAG
- the mnmE gene encoding tRNA uridine-5-carboxymethylaminomethyl(34) synthesis GTPase MnmE, translating to MPDPRLAKDTIAAIATPPGEGGVGIIRISGPEAKAIARALFRPAASSFTDFRPHHLHYGTIADAHGNTLDDGLAAFMPGPHSYTGEDVIEFNCHGGRAVLQGVLEEILSRGARMAERGEFTYRAFMNGRMDLTQAEAVAEMIHAPTRAAMHMAQVKLSGVLGRTIADLRARLEQVRAQLCLAVDFPEEEMECLTPEELKAACNEVMTTIATLLSAVNRARAWREGALVVLAGRVNAGKSSLMNALLGKNRAIVTDQPGTTRDYLEESLNLDGLTVRIADTAGLRSTDDAIEAAGLEMGRELMEQADLILFVVDNSAPLSPETETALHAISPDKTLIALNKVDLAPADPAPADLLAQAGFETVRISARFGTELDALCARIRARILEGEGQPDPDEIAPNARQARTLKAAHDELELLVLDARQGIPYDLLGVRLETACDLLSSITGEIASADILNAIFDTFCIGK from the coding sequence ATGCCAGACCCGAGGCTAGCCAAGGACACCATCGCGGCCATAGCCACTCCGCCCGGCGAGGGCGGCGTCGGCATCATCCGCATCAGCGGCCCGGAAGCCAAGGCCATTGCCCGCGCCCTGTTCCGCCCGGCCGCATCCTCCTTCACGGATTTCCGGCCCCATCACCTGCATTACGGCACCATTGCCGACGCCCACGGCAACACGCTGGACGACGGCCTTGCCGCGTTCATGCCCGGTCCGCATTCGTACACGGGCGAGGACGTGATCGAGTTCAACTGCCATGGCGGCCGGGCCGTGCTGCAAGGCGTGCTGGAGGAAATCCTCAGTCGCGGCGCACGCATGGCCGAACGCGGGGAATTCACCTACCGTGCCTTCATGAACGGCCGCATGGACCTGACGCAGGCCGAGGCCGTGGCCGAAATGATCCACGCCCCGACCCGGGCCGCCATGCACATGGCGCAGGTCAAGCTCTCCGGTGTGCTCGGACGCACCATTGCCGACCTTCGCGCCCGGCTGGAACAGGTACGCGCCCAGCTCTGCCTTGCCGTGGACTTTCCCGAGGAAGAGATGGAATGTCTGACCCCGGAAGAGCTCAAGGCTGCCTGCAACGAGGTCATGACCACCATCGCCACGCTGCTTTCGGCCGTGAACCGTGCCCGGGCATGGCGCGAAGGCGCACTCGTGGTGCTGGCCGGGCGGGTCAACGCAGGCAAGTCCAGCCTGATGAACGCGCTGCTCGGAAAGAACCGGGCCATTGTCACGGACCAGCCCGGCACCACGCGCGACTATCTCGAAGAATCACTGAATCTGGACGGTCTGACCGTGCGCATCGCGGACACGGCAGGGCTGCGCAGCACGGACGATGCCATCGAGGCAGCAGGGCTGGAAATGGGACGCGAACTCATGGAACAGGCCGACCTGATCCTGTTCGTGGTGGACAACAGCGCTCCGCTGTCTCCGGAAACCGAAACGGCCCTGCACGCCATTTCCCCGGACAAGACCCTGATCGCCCTGAACAAGGTGGACCTTGCCCCGGCCGATCCGGCTCCGGCAGACCTGCTCGCACAGGCAGGCTTTGAAACCGTACGCATCTCCGCCAGGTTCGGCACGGAACTGGATGCACTCTGTGCCCGCATCCGGGCACGCATTCTGGAAGGGGAAGGCCAGCCCGACCCGGACGAAATCGCGCCCAATGCCCGGCAGGCCAGAACACTCAAGGCCGCGCACGACGAACTGGAACTGCTCGTCCTTGACGCGCGGCAGGGCATCCCCTACGACCTTCTTGGCGTGCGGCTCGAAACCGCGTGCGACCTGCTCTCCTCCATCACCGGGGAGATCGCTTCCGCAGACATTCTCAACGCCATTTTCGACACCTTCTGCATCGGGAAGTAG
- the bioA gene encoding adenosylmethionine--8-amino-7-oxononanoate transaminase — MERQTIWHPCTQMKDLEQYGLIRAHSGKGIYIYDEQGKSYIDAVSSWWVNLFGHANPRIARAIAEQASQLEHVIFAGVTHEPARRLADRLVDLMPEDISRVFFADNGSAAVECAMKMSYGYRRNTGQAERNRFVYLTNGYHGETLGALSLCGEDLYTELYGPIMPRNIRAQGPDCFRCPYGRTRDDCACECFEHMERILEEQASEITAVMVEPLAQFAGGFKFYPPLYLKKLRECTARHGVHLILDEIATGFGRTGTMFAMEQAGITPDLVCVSKGVTSGTLPLSAVLTTDEIYGAFYADYTEMKAFLHSHSYTGNPLACAAAVETLNIFRDDDVINVNRAKAAHLRKAVEARFAGHPNVGEIRSLGFICAVELVSDPATKEPFDWKARTGYQIYRKAVERGALLRNLGDVVYFLPPYVITEEQIDELADIAIASVTDVLGE, encoded by the coding sequence ATGGAAAGACAGACGATTTGGCATCCCTGCACGCAGATGAAGGACCTCGAACAGTACGGACTGATCCGGGCCCACTCCGGCAAGGGAATATACATTTATGATGAGCAAGGCAAATCCTACATCGACGCGGTCAGCTCATGGTGGGTGAATCTGTTCGGCCATGCCAACCCGCGCATTGCCCGGGCCATTGCCGAGCAGGCCAGCCAACTGGAGCACGTGATCTTCGCAGGGGTGACCCACGAGCCCGCGCGCAGGCTGGCCGACAGGCTGGTGGACCTCATGCCCGAGGACATCTCCCGCGTGTTCTTTGCGGACAACGGTTCCGCTGCCGTGGAATGCGCCATGAAGATGAGCTACGGCTACCGCAGGAACACGGGGCAGGCCGAACGCAACCGGTTCGTGTATCTGACGAACGGCTACCACGGCGAAACCCTGGGCGCGCTCTCCCTGTGCGGCGAGGATTTGTACACCGAGTTGTACGGTCCGATCATGCCCCGGAACATCCGGGCGCAGGGACCGGACTGTTTTCGCTGTCCCTACGGCAGGACGCGTGACGATTGCGCGTGCGAATGCTTCGAGCACATGGAGCGGATTCTGGAGGAACAGGCATCGGAAATCACGGCGGTCATGGTCGAACCGCTGGCCCAGTTTGCCGGGGGATTCAAGTTCTATCCGCCCCTGTATCTGAAAAAGCTCCGCGAATGCACGGCGCGGCATGGCGTGCATCTCATTCTGGACGAGATCGCCACGGGCTTCGGTCGCACCGGAACCATGTTTGCCATGGAGCAGGCGGGCATCACCCCTGATCTGGTGTGCGTGTCCAAGGGCGTGACCTCCGGAACCCTGCCCCTGTCCGCTGTCCTGACCACGGACGAGATATACGGCGCGTTCTATGCGGATTACACCGAGATGAAGGCGTTCCTGCACAGCCACAGCTATACGGGCAATCCCCTTGCCTGTGCTGCGGCCGTGGAGACCCTGAACATTTTTCGGGACGACGACGTGATCAACGTGAACCGGGCAAAGGCCGCACATCTGCGCAAGGCCGTGGAAGCGCGGTTCGCCGGGCATCCCAATGTGGGCGAAATCCGTTCGCTGGGCTTCATCTGCGCCGTGGAACTGGTGAGTGATCCTGCCACGAAGGAGCCGTTCGACTGGAAGGCGCGCACCGGGTACCAGATCTACCGCAAGGCCGTGGAGCGGGGTGCGCTCCTGCGCAATCTGGGCGACGTGGTCTATTTTCTGCCGCCCTACGTGATCACCGAAGAGCAGATCGACGAACTGGCGGACATTGCCATTGCCTCGGTCACGGACGTTCTGGGGGAATGA
- the bioF gene encoding 8-amino-7-oxononanoate synthase — translation MSFAGYENHIGNSLRELRESGLFRQIPPVDHGADKFLLLDGKPLLNLASNNYLGLAGHPALKAGAVSAVEKYGASSGASRLISGNFALADELETEAAAFKDTEAALFFGAGFAANVAVMSALADRQTVVFADRLNHASIIDGVRLSGARHVRYAHNDLSALAALMEKHASATRKLVVTDTVFSMDGDLADLRGLADLCDRHDALLVVDEAHATGVMGPGLAHVQGVADRVDVHMSTFSKGLGSSGAFVAANRQIIDFLRNRARPFIFSTFPPPAVIGANLAALRLVRETPDMGKRVLALGDQARTRLRKMGLDTGESATPIIPVMIGDSEHALAARDALMRQGVYVGAVRPPTVPQGTARLRISLRADLTDNDMETLYAALTGLHEEVL, via the coding sequence ATGTCATTTGCTGGTTATGAAAATCATATAGGAAACAGTCTGCGGGAGCTTAGGGAAAGCGGCCTTTTCCGTCAAATTCCGCCCGTGGACCACGGCGCGGACAAATTTCTGCTCCTTGACGGAAAACCGCTGCTGAACCTTGCCTCCAACAACTATCTCGGCCTTGCCGGACATCCCGCTCTCAAGGCGGGCGCAGTCTCAGCCGTGGAGAAATACGGCGCATCCAGCGGCGCGTCCAGACTGATTTCCGGGAATTTCGCGCTGGCCGACGAGCTTGAAACCGAAGCCGCCGCGTTCAAGGACACCGAGGCGGCCCTGTTCTTCGGGGCAGGATTCGCAGCCAATGTCGCGGTGATGTCCGCGCTGGCCGACCGGCAGACCGTGGTGTTTGCGGACCGGCTCAACCACGCCAGCATCATCGACGGGGTGCGGCTGTCCGGAGCCAGACACGTCCGCTACGCCCACAACGATCTTTCCGCCCTTGCCGCACTCATGGAAAAACACGCGTCCGCCACGCGCAAGCTGGTGGTGACCGACACCGTGTTCAGCATGGACGGCGATCTGGCCGACCTCCGCGGGCTGGCCGACCTGTGCGACAGGCACGACGCCCTGCTCGTGGTTGACGAAGCGCACGCCACCGGCGTCATGGGGCCGGGACTGGCCCATGTGCAAGGCGTTGCCGACCGCGTGGACGTACACATGTCCACCTTCAGCAAAGGGCTGGGATCGAGCGGCGCATTCGTGGCCGCCAACCGACAGATCATCGATTTTCTGCGCAACCGCGCCCGCCCGTTCATCTTCTCCACGTTCCCGCCCCCGGCCGTGATCGGCGCGAATCTCGCAGCCCTGCGGCTGGTGCGCGAAACCCCGGACATGGGCAAACGCGTCCTTGCGCTGGGTGATCAGGCCCGAACCCGATTGCGGAAAATGGGGCTGGACACCGGGGAGTCGGCCACGCCCATCATTCCGGTGATGATCGGCGACAGCGAACATGCCCTTGCCGCGCGCGACGCACTCATGCGCCAAGGCGTGTACGTGGGCGCAGTGCGTCCGCCAACCGTTCCGCAGGGCACGGCCCGACTGCGCATCAGCCTGCGCGCGGACCTGACCGACAATGACATGGAAACCCTGTATGCCGCCCTGACCGGACTGCACGAGGAGGTGTTGTGA
- a CDS encoding methyltransferase domain-containing protein, whose amino-acid sequence MPKSRIRRAFDRAVDSYAGAARVQAAAAKACAAMVPEGDYPEILEIGAGGGVLTKVAALQFEHDRYTCVDLSEAMLEQVDTSRLNAPRFIVADGEHLNFPPKSFDLLLSSSTMQWYQTPVESIPANLNLVHEGGRFSLAVFVQGTLVEMAEAAQETGFGSVLPMRPPEDYLEAVTRAKPQAMHFHLVRHATFAPDARAMLRAHRATGATAAPGQVRPSKAAYLDFLDYCETHFREEKGIRTSAHILHVWGTR is encoded by the coding sequence TTGCCTAAGTCCCGCATCCGCCGCGCGTTCGACCGCGCCGTGGATTCCTATGCCGGAGCCGCCCGGGTACAGGCTGCGGCAGCCAAGGCCTGCGCGGCCATGGTGCCCGAAGGCGACTACCCGGAAATACTGGAAATCGGCGCTGGCGGCGGTGTACTCACCAAGGTCGCGGCCCTGCAATTCGAACATGACCGCTACACCTGCGTGGACCTGTCCGAGGCCATGCTGGAACAGGTGGACACCTCGCGGCTCAACGCGCCCCGCTTCATTGTCGCGGACGGCGAACACCTGAATTTTCCTCCGAAGTCCTTTGACCTGCTGCTGAGTTCGTCGACCATGCAATGGTATCAGACCCCGGTGGAATCCATTCCCGCGAACCTGAATCTGGTGCATGAAGGCGGCCGGTTCTCCCTTGCCGTGTTCGTGCAGGGCACGCTCGTGGAAATGGCCGAAGCAGCGCAGGAAACCGGATTCGGCTCGGTCCTGCCCATGCGTCCGCCCGAGGACTACCTTGAAGCTGTCACCCGGGCCAAACCACAGGCCATGCACTTCCATCTGGTCCGCCACGCCACGTTCGCACCCGACGCCCGCGCCATGCTCCGCGCCCACCGCGCCACCGGAGCCACGGCCGCCCCCGGACAGGTCCGCCCGTCCAAGGCCGCCTACCTCGATTTTCTGGACTATTGCGAAACCCATTTCCGCGAGGAAAAAGGCATCCGCACCAGCGCCCACATCCTGCACGTCTGGGGGACGCGGTGA
- the bioD gene encoding dethiobiotin synthase, which yields MMLRYFVSGTNTDVGKTVFSGLLARELREKGMRVRYVKPVQTGHPPDNDAETVLRISGLEPDRVHLLFTGTEPVAPCFLWDEFPFEEAVDAINAIRDCDALIVEGAGGLLVPLDRERFVYEFAGACNLQTCLVVPNRLGCISDALLSTHFLQAKGLPLAMLAVNNRYASDSVNRDRNVDSLIRLVPEASVRTFDAVPGL from the coding sequence ATGATGCTGCGCTATTTCGTTTCCGGCACGAACACGGACGTGGGCAAGACCGTGTTTTCCGGGCTGCTGGCCCGGGAACTGCGTGAAAAGGGCATGCGCGTGCGCTACGTCAAGCCCGTGCAGACCGGGCATCCCCCGGACAATGACGCGGAAACCGTACTGCGCATCTCCGGACTGGAACCGGACCGGGTTCACCTGCTCTTTACCGGGACCGAACCCGTGGCGCCGTGCTTTCTGTGGGATGAGTTCCCGTTTGAGGAAGCCGTGGACGCGATCAATGCCATCCGGGATTGCGACGCCCTGATCGTGGAAGGCGCGGGTGGTCTGCTCGTGCCGCTGGACCGTGAACGCTTCGTCTACGAGTTCGCCGGAGCGTGCAACCTGCAAACCTGTCTTGTGGTGCCCAATCGTCTGGGCTGCATCAGCGACGCGCTTCTGTCCACGCACTTTCTGCAAGCAAAGGGATTGCCGCTGGCCATGCTGGCCGTGAACAATCGCTATGCGTCCGATTCCGTGAACCGGGATCGCAACGTGGATTCCCTGATTCGGCTCGTTCCGGAAGCGTCGGTACGCACTTTTGATGCCGTGCCCGGCCTCTGA
- the rnpA gene encoding ribonuclease P protein component has protein sequence MSRLTWPKERRLRKRPEFVHCYEQGKKHHTRHFILFIFRRDGGPDGLRLGLTVSRKMGNAVARNRIKRVVREVFRLHQHTFESPLDVVVIPKRNLKTTQLNLALATEEFVPFFERRLLRNNSDERK, from the coding sequence ATTAGCCGTCTAACTTGGCCGAAGGAGCGCCGCCTGCGTAAACGCCCCGAGTTCGTGCATTGCTACGAACAAGGGAAAAAGCACCACACCAGGCACTTCATCCTTTTCATATTCCGCAGGGACGGCGGGCCCGACGGCTTGCGTCTGGGCCTGACCGTCAGTCGGAAAATGGGGAACGCGGTGGCGCGCAACAGAATCAAGAGAGTGGTCCGCGAGGTCTTCAGGCTGCACCAACACACATTTGAGTCGCCACTGGACGTTGTCGTCATCCCCAAGCGCAATCTCAAGACCACGCAGCTGAACCTCGCCCTCGCCACGGAAGAGTTCGTCCCGTTTTTCGAGCGTCGGCTCTTGCGGAACAACTCTGATGAGAGGAAATGA
- the yidC gene encoding membrane protein insertase YidC: protein MEKQDQFRVIIFVVLSAVILFGWQYFFSPSPQEQAQMAEQAQQAEQKAAALTEKSAEQTAPEAAAPADDFVPTKGRQVTVTTPLYTAVFNSQGGILEKFILTNFKDSLEADSPHVDLVGAKAVGKGPLGLILRKGGDEFHTWKRGEWSFEGDDLNIAQGTNTLKFVGRSGNFRIERVLTFHADTYLIEESATVTNLGGIGVEGSLSFTGAAKSMSAEDDRYNPTKVAYLTDNGREEEDDRDDLKEKGFSATGGLKWGVIESNYFMFAIMPDSKDSSLYAGLQDNIFRLAIEEKATFMPNVAKTMKASYFVGPTDRNMLAQMPNDLSDAINFGWFDVLAKPLLLMLDFLYQYVHNYGIAIIILTIIIKMIFWPLSQKSYQSMEQMKKLQPMVAKLREKYGDDKQRLNQETMALYKTYKVNPMGGCLPMVVQIPVFFGLYKALLGAVELRHAPFIAHLPFTDITWLADLSAKDPLYITPLVMGATMFLQQKMTPSAGDPTQRKIMLIMPVVFTFLFLQFPSGLVVYWLLNNVLSIGQQLMIARKTRKKANA, encoded by the coding sequence ATGGAAAAGCAGGACCAATTCCGCGTAATCATCTTTGTTGTTCTCAGTGCCGTCATCCTTTTCGGGTGGCAGTATTTTTTCAGCCCGTCCCCTCAGGAACAGGCCCAAATGGCCGAACAGGCTCAGCAGGCTGAACAGAAAGCGGCGGCCCTGACCGAAAAAAGCGCTGAACAGACCGCGCCCGAGGCTGCTGCCCCGGCCGACGATTTCGTTCCCACCAAGGGCAGGCAGGTCACTGTCACCACCCCGCTCTACACCGCCGTGTTCAACTCCCAGGGTGGCATTCTCGAGAAATTCATTCTCACCAATTTCAAGGACAGTCTGGAAGCCGATTCTCCCCATGTCGACCTCGTGGGCGCCAAGGCCGTGGGCAAGGGACCGCTGGGTCTGATCCTGCGCAAGGGCGGCGACGAGTTCCACACCTGGAAGCGCGGTGAATGGTCCTTCGAAGGCGACGACCTGAATATCGCCCAGGGAACCAACACCCTGAAATTCGTGGGCCGCTCCGGCAATTTCCGCATCGAGCGCGTACTCACCTTTCACGCGGACACCTACCTGATCGAGGAATCCGCCACCGTGACCAACCTCGGCGGAATCGGCGTGGAAGGCTCCCTGTCCTTCACGGGCGCGGCCAAGTCCATGTCCGCCGAAGACGATCGCTACAATCCCACCAAGGTGGCCTACCTGACCGACAACGGCCGGGAAGAGGAAGACGACCGCGACGACCTCAAGGAAAAGGGCTTTTCCGCGACCGGTGGCCTCAAGTGGGGCGTGATCGAATCCAACTACTTCATGTTCGCCATCATGCCCGACAGCAAGGACTCCTCGCTGTACGCCGGGCTTCAGGACAACATCTTCCGCCTCGCCATCGAGGAGAAGGCGACCTTCATGCCCAATGTGGCCAAGACCATGAAGGCGTCCTACTTTGTCGGGCCCACGGACAGAAACATGCTGGCCCAGATGCCCAACGACCTGTCCGATGCCATTAATTTCGGCTGGTTCGACGTACTTGCGAAGCCCCTGCTTCTGATGCTGGACTTCCTGTACCAGTACGTCCACAACTACGGCATTGCCATCATCATCCTGACCATCATCATCAAGATGATCTTCTGGCCTCTCTCCCAGAAGAGCTACCAGTCCATGGAGCAGATGAAGAAGCTCCAGCCCATGGTGGCCAAGCTGCGCGAGAAGTATGGTGACGACAAGCAGCGCCTGAACCAGGAAACCATGGCCCTGTACAAGACGTACAAGGTCAACCCCATGGGCGGATGCCTGCCCATGGTGGTCCAGATTCCGGTCTTCTTCGGACTGTACAAGGCGCTTCTGGGCGCGGTCGAGCTGCGACACGCACCGTTCATCGCCCACCTGCCCTTCACGGACATCACCTGGCTGGCCGACCTGTCCGCCAAGGACCCGCTCTACATCACCCCGCTGGTGATGGGCGCGACCATGTTCCTGCAGCAGAAGATGACTCCGTCCGCAGGCGACCCGACTCAGCGCAAGATCATGCTGATCATGCCCGTGGTCTTCACCTTCCTGTTCCTCCAGTTCCCGTCCGGTCTGGTCGTCTACTGGCTCCTGAACAACGTTCTGTCCATAGGCCAGCAGCTCATGATCGCCAGGAAGACCAGGAAGAAGGCGAACGCGTAA
- a CDS encoding aldehyde ferredoxin oxidoreductase C-terminal domain-containing protein, translating to MLAAEDRKYFAESDLQRDVAGRYGTHVGMVMWEPGYRNYEKYLSGDEVPEALQPEAWLQYETGRYGCHGCPVKCKDQYRIPSGRRAGEKGQAMEYECIFCLGTNCGVTDPIAIMEMENLCDAYGMDVIALGNTIAMVKDLYNRGIMTSKDTDGLDLSWEDADAQVELIHCTALRQGFGSMVAEGMYTLARRLGDEAMDYCYHVKGLSRGPYPSGLFALAHATSTRGADHLRGRSWAYGENDPDIFPKLGEQGYLPGDVDTNPVAALILGERMTTLTDCIGRCKGAVNSWICAMPLVWKHPIYDGLAKLLNTATGMDYTGEELARVADRVYAMEHAFNIRMGVTRKDDRMPQKPEIRDTPEGREDLKRHHAMVARYYEARGYDPESGRPTSERLADLNLKYVDRLLNESGPVGQWDGPTRWDMSKYPSGGVRA from the coding sequence GTGCTGGCTGCCGAGGACAGGAAATATTTTGCGGAATCCGACCTGCAACGGGACGTGGCCGGCAGGTACGGCACGCACGTGGGCATGGTCATGTGGGAGCCGGGATACCGCAACTACGAAAAATACCTTTCCGGCGACGAAGTGCCCGAGGCATTGCAGCCCGAGGCATGGCTCCAGTACGAAACCGGACGCTACGGCTGTCACGGCTGCCCGGTCAAATGCAAGGACCAGTACCGCATTCCGTCCGGCAGACGCGCCGGGGAAAAGGGTCAGGCCATGGAGTACGAGTGCATCTTCTGCCTCGGCACCAATTGCGGTGTGACCGATCCCATTGCCATCATGGAAATGGAAAACCTGTGCGACGCCTACGGCATGGACGTGATCGCGCTCGGCAACACCATTGCCATGGTCAAGGACCTGTACAACCGGGGCATCATGACCAGCAAGGACACCGACGGTCTTGACCTGAGCTGGGAAGACGCGGATGCACAGGTCGAACTGATCCATTGCACGGCCCTGCGTCAGGGATTCGGCAGCATGGTGGCCGAGGGCATGTACACCCTTGCCCGCCGCCTCGGGGACGAGGCCATGGACTACTGCTATCACGTCAAGGGGCTGTCGCGCGGTCCCTACCCGTCCGGTCTGTTCGCGCTGGCCCATGCCACGTCCACGCGCGGGGCAGACCATCTGCGCGGGCGCTCGTGGGCCTACGGCGAAAACGATCCCGACATCTTTCCGAAACTCGGCGAACAGGGATACCTGCCCGGGGACGTGGACACCAATCCCGTGGCCGCCCTGATTCTGGGCGAACGCATGACCACGCTCACGGACTGCATCGGCCGATGCAAGGGCGCGGTCAACTCGTGGATATGCGCCATGCCCCTTGTCTGGAAGCATCCCATCTACGACGGGCTGGCCAAACTCCTGAACACGGCCACGGGCATGGACTACACCGGCGAGGAACTGGCGCGCGTCGCGGACCGCGTCTATGCCATGGAGCACGCCTTCAACATCCGCATGGGTGTGACCCGCAAGGACGACCGCATGCCCCAGAAGCCGGAAATCCGGGACACTCCGGAAGGCCGGGAAGACCTGAAACGGCATCATGCCATGGTGGCCCGCTACTACGAGGCGCGGGGGTATGATCCCGAGTCCGGCAGGCCCACATCCGAACGGCTTGCCGATCTGAACCTGAAATACGTGGACCGGCTTCTGAACGAATCCGGTCCTGTTGGCCAATGGGACGGGCCCACGCGTTGGGACATGTCCAAGTATCCTTCCGGCGGAGTCCGCGCATGA